One stretch of Streptomyces sp. MMBL 11-1 DNA includes these proteins:
- a CDS encoding NADPH-dependent FMN reductase — protein MDITAVSTSSTVPATESAPLKVAVILGSNRDGRFGPVVADWFLARAASHPGIETELVDVAEADLPTAITFSPGPEEAARLGAVSARLAAADAFVVLTPEYNHSFPAPLKTLIDWHSEEWQAKPVAFVSYGGISGGLRAVEQLRQVFAELHTVTVRDTVSFHNAGALFDDQGSHLDPGPADAAAKTLLDQLVWWGTALRDARNLRPYGA, from the coding sequence ATGGACATCACAGCCGTATCCACGTCATCCACCGTGCCCGCCACCGAGTCCGCTCCCCTCAAGGTGGCCGTCATCCTCGGCAGCAACCGCGACGGCCGCTTCGGTCCCGTCGTCGCCGACTGGTTCCTGGCCCGCGCGGCGAGCCACCCCGGCATCGAGACCGAACTGGTCGACGTCGCCGAGGCGGACCTCCCCACCGCCATCACCTTCAGCCCCGGGCCCGAGGAGGCGGCGCGGCTCGGCGCGGTCTCCGCCCGGCTCGCGGCGGCCGACGCCTTCGTCGTCCTCACCCCCGAGTACAACCACTCCTTCCCCGCACCACTGAAAACGCTCATCGACTGGCACAGCGAGGAATGGCAGGCCAAGCCCGTCGCCTTCGTCAGTTACGGCGGCATCTCCGGCGGGCTGCGGGCCGTCGAACAGCTTCGGCAGGTCTTCGCCGAACTGCACACCGTCACCGTCCGCGACACCGTGTCCTTCCACAACGCCGGCGCGCTCTTCGACGACCAGGGGAGCCACCTGGACCCGGGGCCCGCCGACGCGGCGGCCAAGACGCTGCTGGACCAGCTGGTGTGG
- a CDS encoding DUF5990 family protein yields the protein MQIHIEATALPGRSCGPDSDFPGYANIHVGVQRKDRPGELLDPHPGDAPSASWVLDCTATATADGVEVSGPYIQNRMGGRFVYLSWGTVDDAGVFTMFRRAKLMFDDIDPDVLEAAARTGRLTGRLGLTDAKGQPLCARVRPPQIVWSAMDGASGA from the coding sequence ATGCAGATCCACATCGAGGCCACCGCTCTCCCCGGTCGCAGCTGCGGCCCGGACAGCGACTTTCCCGGGTACGCGAACATCCACGTCGGCGTCCAGCGCAAGGACCGGCCGGGCGAGCTGCTCGACCCGCACCCGGGGGACGCCCCCTCCGCCTCGTGGGTCCTCGACTGCACGGCCACCGCGACGGCGGACGGGGTCGAGGTGTCGGGGCCGTACATCCAGAACCGGATGGGCGGACGGTTCGTCTATCTGTCCTGGGGCACGGTGGACGACGCCGGGGTCTTCACCATGTTCCGGCGCGCCAAGCTGATGTTCGACGACATCGACCCGGACGTCCTCGAAGCCGCCGCGCGCACCGGACGGCTCACCGGGCGGCTCGGGCTCACCGACGCCAAGGGGCAGCCGCTGTGCGCCCGGGTGCGCCCGCCGCAGATCGTCTGGAGC
- a CDS encoding aminotransferase class IV family protein, translating to MTTYRPDTPLPRIEFDGHLATEEDLRIPALHGFGHFTAMQVRDGGVRGLGLHLARLDAANRELFGLPVGGDLVRELIRHALGGAGLRDASVRVNGYLPPGATRTTLMVTVREPAAGPAGARSLMSVPYARTAPHIKRPGEFGQTYYGALAGRAGFDEALLTAPGGVVTEGAITNIGFWDGSSVVWPDAPALAGTTMTLLEQGLERAGRPSARRPVTLEGPDGVGRYPAAFVCNSRGLAPVRRIDGTAFTVDEKLMRDLGAVYDAAPVDTV from the coding sequence ATGACGACGTACCGGCCGGACACGCCCCTGCCCCGCATCGAGTTCGACGGCCACCTGGCCACCGAGGAGGACCTGCGGATCCCCGCGCTGCACGGCTTCGGCCACTTCACCGCCATGCAGGTGCGGGACGGCGGGGTGCGGGGCCTCGGACTTCATCTCGCCCGGCTGGACGCCGCGAACCGGGAGTTGTTCGGCCTCCCGGTCGGCGGTGACCTGGTGCGGGAACTGATCCGGCACGCCCTGGGCGGTGCGGGGCTGCGGGACGCCTCGGTGCGGGTGAACGGCTACCTGCCGCCCGGTGCGACGCGCACGACCCTGATGGTGACGGTCCGGGAGCCCGCCGCCGGGCCGGCCGGGGCGCGGAGCCTGATGTCGGTGCCGTACGCGCGCACGGCCCCGCACATCAAACGGCCGGGCGAGTTCGGGCAGACGTACTACGGGGCGCTGGCCGGGCGGGCGGGGTTCGACGAGGCGCTGCTGACCGCGCCCGGCGGAGTCGTGACCGAGGGCGCGATCACCAACATCGGCTTCTGGGACGGGAGCTCGGTGGTGTGGCCCGACGCCCCGGCGCTCGCCGGCACCACGATGACCCTGTTGGAGCAGGGGCTTGAGCGGGCCGGACGGCCGTCGGCGCGCCGCCCGGTGACGCTGGAGGGCCCGGACGGGGTGGGCCGCTATCCGGCCGCGTTCGTCTGCAACTCGCGGGGCCTCGCGCCGGTGCGGCGGATCGACGGCACCGCGTTCACGGTCGACGAGAAGCTGATGAGAGACCTGGGCGCGGTGTACGACGCCGCTCCGGTGGACACCGTGTGA